GCCGTCGCCGTCCATCACCGCGACGAGGTCCATCTCGTCGTCGAGCGCCTCGCGGTAGCCGAACTTCACGCTCCCGCCGCGCCCCAGGTTCCGGTCGTTGCGGAACGGGAGCACCGTCGGCTGGTGGCCGCCGTCCGCGAGGACGACCTCGCGGCGTTCGTTGACCGCGCTCGCGTGCTCCTGTATCTCCTCCCAGGTGCCGTCGGTGCTCCCGTCGTCGATGACGTAGACGCGGTCGACGAAGCCGGGCATCGTGTCGATGACCCGGCCGATGAGCCCCTCCTCGTTGTAGGCGGGGACGACGACGCCGACGGAGTGGTTGCGGTACATCTCAGCGCCCCCCGGTCGGCGCCCGTCTCGCCGGACCGGAAGGTACCGAGCGCGACCTGTCCGACCGGGTCACGCAATCACGACTCGCAGGAACGTCCGTCGGTTGTGTCAGTACGTACATTTCATCTGGGGTCGATGCCCCGGCGTTTGCCAGTGGCACTCAGTTATGAAAGAAATGTAGTCTGTCGTGCTTTGTTATGCTGTTCCTTCGGCTCGAGGCTCCCGAAAACCGAAGCGTTCAGGCTGTGACAAACCGCGCACAGGCGTCAGACGCACGGCAGACGGCGTTCTCGGGTGAGTGGGAGTCCCACGCCACGTAGAGTCACCGTTGTGGCAACGTATTGTCAAGAGACGTCGACCGGTCGCCGAGCGAGGACGACGGCCTCGGCGCGTCGCTCGGCTCAGTGGTCCTCGAGCGGCGTGGTCCGTCCCCGGGGGCGCGGGAGCCCCGGCGTCCCGTCGTACACCCAGAGGAGGAACGCGACGCCGAGGAGCGCGACTTCGAAGGCGACGTACGCCTGCCCCTCCGGGCTGGCGGCGAGGTCGTACGTCCGCGAGAGGAAGAACGTGAGGTTCTCGAAGAACCCCGTCCCGGAGTCGTTGACCGTCGAGACCAGCGGCCACAGCAGCACGTCGAAGTTCACCGGCTGACCGTAGATGACCGGGTGGACGGCGTCCATCGGCGGGTGGAGCGCGTACGCGACGGCGAAGCCGACGCCCACGGGTGCGTAGCCGCGCCACCACGCGAGCGCCACGACGAGCGCCGAGAGGGTCACGATAGTGAACACCGAGTGCGCGAGCGAGATGCCGCTCGGGAGGACGCCGAACTCCCACGCCAGCGGCTTGTCGACGAGGTCGGGAAACTGCGAACCGAGGCCGATGGCGATGACCGTCGCCGCGTCGGGCGCGCGACGCCAGAGGACGTGGACGAGCAGCGACGCCGCGATGTAGCCGATGGCGAGGTGCTCCCAGGGCCACATCAGGCGGCCCCCGTCCCCGGCGCGACGAGGGCGGGTGACTCGGGCGGCGCCTCGCTCTCGTCGCCGGGGTCGGTCTCCGACTCGGGGGTCTGGACCTCGATGTACGTCTGTCCGTCGGCGTTGTCCGGCGAGGGGTTCTCCGGCACGTCGTCGACGTACAGGAGGTAGACGAGGCGGACGCGCTCGCCGTCGAGCTGCGAGGTGACGATGTGCTCCTGTTGCCAGGAGTCCCCCTGCTCGACGGTGTTGCGGTAGCGGTCGAGTTCGGTCGCCTGGGTCACCTCCCCGCTCGCGTCGAGGCGGTGTTGCTGGATGACGACCGTGTACTCGGTCGCCCGGTCCTGGTTGTTCTCGAGGAGGAACGAGAGCTCGGCGGAGTCACCGGCGTTCATGTCGGTCGGGTAGCCCGCCTGGACGAGGTAGCCGTCTTCCGTCTCGACGCCGACGGTGAAGTCCTCGTACTGCGTGCCGTCCTTCGGCGCGGCGAGCCCGACGGCGAACGCGCCGGCCGCGAGGACGACGCTGACGGCGAGCGCCACCGACAGCGCCGTGTCGAGGGCGGTGTCGTCGGTCGCGTCGTTCACGCCCGCGACCCAGGTACCGACGGGGAGGGCGTACCGGTCCTCGGACGGGACGCGGAGGCGGCGCAGCGTCGCGACCAGCGCGAGCGCCGCCGTCAGCACGGTGACGACGATGGCCGCCGTCGTGGCGGTCACCGGCCCGGGGTCGGCCGCGACGACGAGCCCGAGGATGGGCAACAGCGCGACGCTCAACCCGAACCCGAGGGCGGCGCGCTCGACGCTGTCGATACCGGTCTCGGCGTTCGCCGACAGCCGACCGAGCAGCGAGGCGCGCGAGCGCGCCGTCGAGCGCTCGGCGTCGTAGTCCGGCGCCCGACGGGGGAACGCGGCGGCCGCGAGGGCGTAGCCCGGGACGAAGAGGATGGCCGGGAGGGTGAGGACGACCCGGAGGGAACTCCCCGGTCCGCCGAGCGCGTTGAGGAGGAGGAGGAGGTCGACGGCGCCGAGGTAGACGAGCGCCAGGACGAGGTCGAACGGTATCGCACCGACCGACCGCACGCCGCGGCGGCTCATTGCCCGTCCCCCCAGTCGACGGCGGGGACGTGGCTGGTGGCGGTAAGCTGCATGCTCGTAGCGAGAGGGAGGCGATACGCGGCCATTGTTATAGGGGTGTTACCCGAAACAGGGCTCGCGGGGTCAAACGTCCGTCGGTCAGAGGTCGACGTACTGGTCCTCCCAGTCGCGTCGCTGCTGGAGCGCGTCCACCCCCTCGTCCGAGACGACGTAGTAGTTCGTCCGGCGGTCGATCTGCCCCTTCTCGACGAGGTCGCGGTTGACCAGCACGTCGAGGTTCGGGTAGAGCCGTCCGTGGGTGATCTCGCGACCCGTGTGGGCCTCCAGCTCCTCCTTGACCGACTGCCCCGATGCGCGATCCAGCCCCGCGATGACGTACAGCAGATCGCGTTGGAACCCGGTGAGGTCGAATATCTGCATGTCATGTGAAATAATCGGATAACCGATTTTGTTAGTTACCGTGTAACTAGTCAGTATCCTGAAACCCGCCGGGGGCGCCGCCGCGTCGACGCGTCGTCTCCCGAGCCGCCCCACCGCTAGTCAGGGTCTAGCGCGTACCGAACCGCCGCCGACGCCCCGTCACAGGGGTCGTTAGGCCCGGATAGCCACTCGGTAACAAAGAGAGCGTATGCCGCAGTAATGTTCATGTTGATGTTGGTATCGTCGCGGGCGCCCCGTGTCGAGCGCGCCACGGGTCCGACCACTGCGCAGAGTCGCGGGCACGGCGATACGCGTCACCCCGGAACCACACCAGGACCCGTTGATGTCTGAGGAATCGACCGAACTGGAGCTCGACGACGCGTTCAACATCCTGAGCAACTCGCGTCGCCGGTACATCATCTACTACCTCCACACCCGCGGGGAGTCGGCGACCATCGAGGAGCTGGCGAGTCAGATCGCCGCCTGGGAGAACGACATCCCGGTCGACGACCTCGACGACACCGCGCGCCGGCGCGTCTACGTCTCGCTCTACCAGACCCACCTGCCGAAACTCGACGACTTCGGTATCGCCGTCTACGACCGCGACGAGGGGACCGTCGAACTGACCGAGAAGGCCGAGGAGATCGTCCGGTACCTCCCCGTCGAGCGCCGCGACACCCCGGCGTTCACCCGCTACTACGTCGCGCTCGCCGGCGCGGCCGTCCTCGCGCTGCTCGGCGTCGCGCTCGGCATCCCGCCGTTCACGGTCGTCCCGGGCGCGCTGGTGGCCGCCGTCTTCGCCGTCGCCCTGGTGGCGCTGGTCGCCTACCAGTACGTGCTGACGAACCGGAGCGCCGACGACAACCTCCTCGAGCTCGAGAACCTGGATTGAGCGCGGGACCGACGACACCGACGCGTGAGAGACGACACCGACCGTGAGAGCCGTCGCCGCGCGCGCGTATGTGGTTTGTAGGGTAGCGTTCGTAGAACGAATGTAGGGTAACGCTCGTGGAACGAATCGGGAAACGCCGTAGAAGCGGAGGGGAGCGCCGAGAACCGTCCGTCGCCCTATCGGATGGCCGTGATGTCGACGACGGAGTCCTCGGTCGCGGAGACCCACCCCGTGATGATGTCCTCGTCCGTCGCCCCGCGCGTGTAGAACGTGTAGAGATCCGCCGCGTCCTCGTGCGGCTCGACGGTGTACTCGAGGTCGAACTGCGGCCACGCGAAGAGCGAGCCCTCTGCGGGTTCGAGTTCGCGCGTCTGCGACGTGTCGATGTTCTCTCTCATGGGTGTTCCCCGAGGGGTACCGGTACAGAAGCCTGAGAACAGTATAGTTACCCACGAGTTACGCCGCGGCGCCGTGGACTCAATCGCTCACACCGCCGCCGTAGGGACGGCCCAACTCCCACGGGACCGCCTCACTCGAGGGGTGGCTCGGCCGGTCGGCGGAGCTCGACGCGGCCGTCGTCGTGAGCGCGGACCCGGTACGCCCCGTACTCGAACGCGACGACGCCCGCCGAGAGCGTCCCCTCGAACATGGCGTCGAGGGCGTCGGCGTCGATGACCTCGTGCAGCGGCGGGTCGAGGTAGACGGGGTCGACCCGCTCGGCGGCCGCGATGGCCTCGACGACCGCGGTGCTCATCGGGACGTCGCGCTCCCCGCCGGCCTGACTCCAACCCATTCGAGGTATGCTCGAACACACCACGCTTAACTGTGCCGATTGTTTCCGGTGACGTCGCGGACGGGCCCCCTGTCGGGGTCAGAACTCGTAACAGGCGATGGACGTACTGTCGCAGCGCGGACACGCCTCCGCGTCCGCGTCGAGGGTCGTCCCGCAGCGCCGGCACTCGTAGACGCGGTCGGACGGGGCGTCGAACCGGGTGACGACAGCGCGGAGGAGACTCACGTGACACTCACCATGGTGTGCAGTTCTGCGAGTCGAGGTACTACTACCTATCGAAACGAGTCACGGGGGGCCGACGCTGTGGGTGTGACGCACGTAGAACGAAGGCGCGTGGGAACGGGCAGCGGGGGTATGGCTGGCAGTGACGATGGCACGTGGGGCCCCCGAGACCGTTGTGGCCCATGCGACTCGACACCCCCCGATGGGGAGGGGCGCAGTCAGGACTCACACAGCTACCGGCTTAGTTATCAAGCTTCTACACACTCGGGAAGTGAATAACGTCGGCTTTACGAGTGTATCGGAGTCATTACTATCACTTTTATATCACAGTATCGTGGCGGGATGCGTCGCGCGGTGTCCCCCGACGCGTCGGCGCCACGACCCCAGCGGGGGACGCGACGGGCGCGAGGACGGTCCGGCGTCGGCCCCCCGGTGCGACCGGGGGGCGCGCCCCGAACGGGGGAGTTTTCAGGCGTATGTAACCGATAACGAAGTACTATCACTTCGAGATGAGAGTATGGACGTACAGACAGTTCACGCCCGGAGCGACGCCATCCTCGACGAGGTCGCCCGGGCGGTCATCGCGGACCGGACGGTCCTGCGGTCGGTCCTGACGGCGTTTCTCGCGCGCGGGCACGTCCTGCTGGAGGACGTGCCGGGGACGGGCAAGACGCTGACCGCGCGGTCGGTCGCCACCGCCCTCGACCTCTCGTTCTCGCGCGTACAGTTCACCCCCGACCTCCTCCCCTCGGACGTGACCGGCACGCACGTCTTCAACGAGCGCGAACGGGCGTTCGAGTTCCAGGAGGGGCCCGTCTTCGCCAACATCGTGCTGGCCGACGAGATAAATCGTGCGTCGCCGAAGACCCAGTCCGCCCTCCTCGAGGCGATGGAGGAGGGACAGGTCACCGTCGACGGGACGACCTACGCGCTGCCCGACCCCTTCTTCGTCATCGCGACGCAGAACCCCGTCGAGCAGGAGGGGACCTTCCCCCTCCCCGAGGCCCAGAAGGACCGCTTCATCCTGAAGACGAGCCTCGGCTACCCGGACGAGGAGGGCGAACTGGAGATACTGAACCGGCGAGCCGAGCGGACGGACCAGATACCGAGCGTCGAGGCGGCCTGTACCGGCGAGGAGGCGACGGCGATGCGCGAGGCCGTCGAGTCGGTCCACGTCGACCCCGACGTCCGCCGGTACGTCACGCGGCTCTGTCGCGCCACGCGCGAGGACGCCCGCGTGAAGACGGGCGTCTCGCCGCGCGCCACCCAGCGGCTGTTCGAGGTGAGCCGCGCGCTCGCCGCCGCCACCGGCCGCGAGTACGTCACCCCCGAAGAGGTGAAGACCGTCGCGCCGGCCGTCCTCGCCCACCGCCTCGTGCTCACCGCCGACGCCCGGGTGGGGAACGTCGAGAAGCGCGGCGTGGTCGCAGACCTCCTCGACTCCGTGGAGGTGCCGACGGTGTCGTACACCCGACGGACGTCCGTCCAGTAAGCGCCGCGCCGTCCGCTCGTTCTCCGACCGACGCCCGCCGAGCGACGGCGTCGACCGGGAACGCTCGGCGGGAACGGGAGAGGAGGGGAGGAGAGGGGGTCCGGGGGAGAGGAGGGGAGGAGCGCGCTACCGGTAGAGGACGACCATCAGCGTCACCGCCGCCGCGAGCAGCAGGACGAGGCCGGCGATGGGGACGCCGGTGACGTCCATCTCGAACAGCGCGAGCGCGAGGCCGACGCTCGCGCCGCCGACGGCGGCCGACCAGCCGGAGTGCGCCAGTTCGACCGGCCAGGTGCGCGCGTCGGCGCCGAGCTGGTCGCCGAGGTTCACCGCCCGCTCGCCGGCGTCCCACGCGACGACGGCGCAGACGAGGCTGGCGAGCGAGGCGGGCACCGACGCGGCGCTGGTCGCCGCGCTGAGGACCGTCCCGACGACGACGAAGGCGACGCCCGTCGAGACGAGCCGACGCGCGACCCGTCGCCGGAGCGGGACCACGCCGAGCGCGAGTACCGGAACGCCGAGGAGGCCGACGAGTTCGGCCCGCTGGGTGACGGCGGTCGTGAGCGCGAGGCCGACGCCGAGCGCGCCGAACGAGGCGAGGACGCCGAGGAGGCCGACGCTCGCGCCGACGACGCGGGCGCCGCGGCGGAAGACGGCGACGCCGAGCGCGAGCAGGGCGACGCCGGCCAGCGAGACGCCGACGGCCGCGAGCTGTGCCGGCGCGTTCGCGACGCTCGCGACGGCGGCGAGCGCGCCGCCGACCGCGAGCGCGCCGCTGACCGGTCGGGGACGACGGACCACGCGCGTCACGCCGTCACCTCCTGGATGCGGACGACGGCCGTCCCGAGCGGTTCCTCGGGGTCCCAGTCGACGACGGGTATCTCGGCCTCGCGCAGCGAGTGGATACGGTTCGCGCGCGCGACGCGCGCGAGGCGACCACCCACCGTCGACGAGGAGGCGACCTCGGGGCTGACGACGGTGACGGCGTGGCCGGTCGCCTCGAGCGAGAGGGCGGCGCTGGCGGCGAACTCGTCGACCAGCGGCGAGAGGAAGACGACCTGTGCGTCCCGCGGCAGTCGCTTCTCGAGTTCCTCGAGCTGGCCGTCGACCCCCTCGTCGGTCTCCGGCGGTCGGGGCGAGAGCGTCGGGTGCGTCGCCAGCAGGTCGCGGGCCGTCCGCTCGTGCTCGGCGCCCGTCCCGGCCGGCAGCCAGCAGAACTCCCGGCCGAGCGCCGCGAGCCCCACGTAGTCGCGCGTGTCCGAGAGCGCCGTCAGCAGTTGCTCCGCGCCGGCGAGCGCGTAGGCCACCCCGTGGGGGGCGCCCGCCTCGCTCGCGCGGTACGCGGCCGCGCGCGCGTCGACCAGCAGGACGACCGAGGCGGCGCGCTCCTCCCTGAACTCGACGGTCGTGAGGTCGCCCGAGCGCGCGAGGCGCTTCCAGTCGATGCGGCTCATCGGGTCACCCCGGCGGTACTCGCGCGTGCGGTGGAACTCGATGCCGCTGCCGCCGTCGTCCGTGACGAGGCGCCCCGCGTCGAGGCGGGTCTGGCGACGGAGCGGCACCTCGGGGACGGCGTCGGTGCAGGTGAGCACCGTCGGCGGGTCGGCCGGGACGCGCGCCTCCACTTCGAGACCGCCGCTCGCGTCGCGCAGGAACACCGTCGCCGGGTCGAACTGGTGGCGGCCGTACTCCGCGCCGACGGCGTAGGCGAACGTCGTCGACCGCCCCGGGAGGAGCACGGCGGCGTGGCGCGGCGTCCCCGAACGGACGGCGAGCATCGCCGGCACGCCGTCGACCAGGCGGACGTCGAACAGCGGCCAGCGACCCGTGTTCGTGACGGTGACGGTCACCTCGACCTCGTCGCCGCGGCGAGGCGTCCCGTCGGCGAGCGTCCGCTCGACGCGCAGCGACGGCGTCGGTCGGCCGGTGACGCGGGGGAACGCGGCGTAGGCGACGCCGACGACGGCCAGCAACAGCACCTGCGAGCGCGCCGTGAGGACGCCGACGGCGCCCGCGAGCAGCGCCACCGCGACGATACCGCGCCACCGGCCGGTCCGCCTGACGGCGACGGTCTCGACCGACCCGGTCATCGCGCACCTCCGGCCGGATTCCCCTCGGCGCGGGTCGCGATGGCCGTCGCGGCGGCGGCCGTGCCGTGCTGGAGCCACGACCGGCCCCGGAGCGCCGCCGCGAGGCGGCTCCGGACCGGCGCTCGCCCGCCGGCGAGGAACGCCGCGGCCGCGGCGTCGTCGGTCCAGGACCCCTCGTCGACGCGGCGCTCGGCCTGCGCGCGCGGGCAGTTCTCGACG
This DNA window, taken from Halomarina ordinaria, encodes the following:
- a CDS encoding metal-dependent hydrolase, whose translation is MWPWEHLAIGYIAASLLVHVLWRRAPDAATVIAIGLGSQFPDLVDKPLAWEFGVLPSGISLAHSVFTIVTLSALVVALAWWRGYAPVGVGFAVAYALHPPMDAVHPVIYGQPVNFDVLLWPLVSTVNDSGTGFFENLTFFLSRTYDLAASPEGQAYVAFEVALLGVAFLLWVYDGTPGLPRPRGRTTPLEDH
- a CDS encoding DUF1616 domain-containing protein → MSRRGVRSVGAIPFDLVLALVYLGAVDLLLLLNALGGPGSSLRVVLTLPAILFVPGYALAAAAFPRRAPDYDAERSTARSRASLLGRLSANAETGIDSVERAALGFGLSVALLPILGLVVAADPGPVTATTAAIVVTVLTAALALVATLRRLRVPSEDRYALPVGTWVAGVNDATDDTALDTALSVALAVSVVLAAGAFAVGLAAPKDGTQYEDFTVGVETEDGYLVQAGYPTDMNAGDSAELSFLLENNQDRATEYTVVIQQHRLDASGEVTQATELDRYRNTVEQGDSWQQEHIVTSQLDGERVRLVYLLYVDDVPENPSPDNADGQTYIEVQTPESETDPGDESEAPPESPALVAPGTGAA
- a CDS encoding PadR family transcriptional regulator, whose translation is MFDLTGFQRDLLYVIAGLDRASGQSVKEELEAHTGREITHGRLYPNLDVLVNRDLVEKGQIDRRTNYYVVSDEGVDALQQRRDWEDQYVDL
- a CDS encoding DUF7344 domain-containing protein — translated: MSEESTELELDDAFNILSNSRRRYIIYYLHTRGESATIEELASQIAAWENDIPVDDLDDTARRRVYVSLYQTHLPKLDDFGIAVYDRDEGTVELTEKAEEIVRYLPVERRDTPAFTRYYVALAGAAVLALLGVALGIPPFTVVPGALVAAVFAVALVALVAYQYVLTNRSADDNLLELENLD
- a CDS encoding DUF7511 domain-containing protein translates to MRENIDTSQTRELEPAEGSLFAWPQFDLEYTVEPHEDAADLYTFYTRGATDEDIITGWVSATEDSVVDITAIR
- a CDS encoding HalOD1 output domain-containing protein; its protein translation is MGWSQAGGERDVPMSTAVVEAIAAAERVDPVYLDPPLHEVIDADALDAMFEGTLSAGVVAFEYGAYRVRAHDDGRVELRRPAEPPLE
- a CDS encoding AAA family ATPase, whose protein sequence is MDVQTVHARSDAILDEVARAVIADRTVLRSVLTAFLARGHVLLEDVPGTGKTLTARSVATALDLSFSRVQFTPDLLPSDVTGTHVFNERERAFEFQEGPVFANIVLADEINRASPKTQSALLEAMEEGQVTVDGTTYALPDPFFVIATQNPVEQEGTFPLPEAQKDRFILKTSLGYPDEEGELEILNRRAERTDQIPSVEAACTGEEATAMREAVESVHVDPDVRRYVTRLCRATREDARVKTGVSPRATQRLFEVSRALAAATGREYVTPEEVKTVAPAVLAHRLVLTADARVGNVEKRGVVADLLDSVEVPTVSYTRRTSVQ
- a CDS encoding DUF7519 family protein; its protein translation is MTRVVRRPRPVSGALAVGGALAAVASVANAPAQLAAVGVSLAGVALLALGVAVFRRGARVVGASVGLLGVLASFGALGVGLALTTAVTQRAELVGLLGVPVLALGVVPLRRRVARRLVSTGVAFVVVGTVLSAATSAASVPASLASLVCAVVAWDAGERAVNLGDQLGADARTWPVELAHSGWSAAVGGASVGLALALFEMDVTGVPIAGLVLLLAAAVTLMVVLYR
- a CDS encoding DUF58 domain-containing protein, whose amino-acid sequence is MTGSVETVAVRRTGRWRGIVAVALLAGAVGVLTARSQVLLLAVVGVAYAAFPRVTGRPTPSLRVERTLADGTPRRGDEVEVTVTVTNTGRWPLFDVRLVDGVPAMLAVRSGTPRHAAVLLPGRSTTFAYAVGAEYGRHQFDPATVFLRDASGGLEVEARVPADPPTVLTCTDAVPEVPLRRQTRLDAGRLVTDDGGSGIEFHRTREYRRGDPMSRIDWKRLARSGDLTTVEFREERAASVVLLVDARAAAYRASEAGAPHGVAYALAGAEQLLTALSDTRDYVGLAALGREFCWLPAGTGAEHERTARDLLATHPTLSPRPPETDEGVDGQLEELEKRLPRDAQVVFLSPLVDEFAASAALSLEATGHAVTVVSPEVASSSTVGGRLARVARANRIHSLREAEIPVVDWDPEEPLGTAVVRIQEVTA